The DNA region CCTGAGGCGGGGCGCCGGCTGCGGCACGGCCGAACCGCCCGGCGCAGCGTTTTCACCAGTCCCGCTGCGCACGCAGGGTGGGCGTAGGTTTCAAGCCATTTTGGCATCTAGACCAATAGGGATAAGCGCAATTAGCTATTGTTTTGATAGTGTTGCATCCCGCGTGTGCGCACCCTCCCTGCGATCTCCGCGCTGTCCTGCATTGGCAGGACAATGCCGGCCATGCCCGCCGCTGCCCCGCCGTCCCTCGCTTCCGCCTCCGCCTCTCAGGCCCTGGTGGGTCTGCCGCCGGTCGTGTCGGCACAGACGGTGGTGCTCGTGCTGGGCAGCTTCCCCAGTGCGGCATCCTTGCGCGCGGGGCAGTACTACGGCCATGCGCAGAACCAGTTCTGGCGCATCCTGCAATCGCTGTGGCCCAGCCACCCGCTGCCGGACCGCGCCGATTACGCGGGACGCTGCGCCTGGTTGCTGGACCGCGGCCTCGGGCTGTGGGACGTGTATGCGGCCTGCGAGCGCGAAGGCAGCCTGGACGCGGCCATCCGCAAGGCGCAGGTGAACGACTTCCGCGGCCTGCGTGCGCAGCTGCCGCGGCTGGCCGCCATCGCCCACAATGGCGGGGAGAGCTTCCGGCATGCGCCCGCCGTGCGGGCGAGCCTGGGCCTGGACAGCAGTGCGGACGGGGCGATCGCCTCGCTGCGCCTGCCCTCCACCAGCCCGGCCCATGCCGCCTGGAGCTTCGAGAAGAAACGCAACGCCTGGGCCGACGCCCTGGCCCCCTTTGGATTGGTGTGACGATTTGACGACGACGACCCGCAAGAAGAAAACCCTGGCCGAGCTGCCCGAAGTGAGCGTCTCCGACGACGGCGAGGTCCGCCACCTGCATCTGGGCACGCCCTGGATCCAGGGATCCATGCGCGTGGACCAGCCCTTCGACATCGAGCTGGAATACGTGCAGCGCATGATGGCCTGGCTGCTGTTCGTCGAGCCCGCCAGCGTGGGCAAGCGCCACGCCATGCAGCTGGGCCTGGGCGCCGGCGCCATCACCAAGTTCTGCCACAAGAAGCTGCGCATGTGCTGCACGGCCATCGAGCTGAACCCGCAGGTGCTGGCCGTGTGCCGCGCCTGGTTCAAGCTGCCGCCCGACGGACCCAAGCTGCGCGTGGTGCTGGCCGATGCGGCCGCCGAGATCCGCAAGCCCGAATGGCAGGGCACGGTCGACGCGCTGGCGGTGGACCTGTACGACCACGAGGCGGCGGCGCCGGTGCTCGACAGCGCCGAGTTCTATGCCGACTGCCGCGCCCTGCTCACCGAGGACGGCGCGATGACGGTCAACCTGTTCGGCCGGGCCTCCAGCTACGAACGCAGCCTGGGCAAGATGGCCGAGGCCTTCGGCAGCGACGCGCTCTGGGCCTTCAAGCCCACGCGCGAGGGCAACACCGTGGTGCTGGCCCAGCGCACGCCCACGGCCCCCAAGCGTGCCGAGCTGCTGGCCCGCGCCGAGGCGGTGCAGGCACGCTGGGACCTGCCTGCGAGCAAGTGGCCGCGTGTGTTCAAGCCCATCGGCTGAACGGACCCCTTGCGTCAGCTCTCTGCTGCTTCCTGATCCGCCTGCCTGAAAGAAGAACTGCCCATGACCACCGAGACGACCCCCGGGAAGAAGCCGGTGCCGCCCAAGCCCACCGGCCCCTTGGAGTGGCGGCGCATCGTGGAATGGCTGCGGGCCGACGGCGTGATCTCGGAATGAGGAGGCCGCCCGCACCATCGCACGCTGCTCGCAGGCCGAGAGCAGCCAGCATCCGCTGGTGCGCCTGGCCAGCGTGGCCATGGCACGCGCGGCCGACGGCAAGCCGCTGGACGTGGAGATGCTCACCGAGTACATCGCCCAGCGCACCGGCCTGCAGTACTTCCGCATCGACCCGCTCAAGGTGGACGTGGGCCGCGTGGCCGACGCCATGAGCGCCAGCTACGCCGAGCGGCACAAGGTGCTGCCGGTGCAGGTCACGCCGCAGGAAGTGGTGGTGGCCACGGCCGAGCCCTTCATCGACGACTGGGTGGCCGAGGTGGAGCGCCAGTCGCGCCGCACGGTGCGCCGCGTGCTGTCAAACCCGCAGGACATCCAGCGCTTCACGGCCGAGTTCTTCGCGCTGGCCAAGTCGGTGCGGGCCGCGCAGAAGGCAGGCGGCGCCAGCGCGGGCAGCAGCTTCGAGCAGCTGGTGGAGCTGGGCCGCAGCAACAAGCAGCTCGATGCCAACGACCAGGGCGTGGTCAAGGTGGTGGACTGGCTCTGGCAGTACGCCTTCGACCAGCGCGCGAGCGACATCCATTTGGAGCCGCGGCGCGAGCAGGGCGTGATCCGTTTCCGCATCGACGGCGTGCTGCACCCCGTCTACCAGATGCCGATGGGCGTGCACAACGCCATGGTCTCGCGCATCAAGCTGCTGGGCCGCATCGACGTGGTGGAAAAGCGCCGCCCGCAGGACGGCCGCATCAAGACCCGCAACCAGCGCGGCGATGAAGTGGAAATGCGCCTGTCGACCCTGCCCACGGCCTTCGGCGAAAAGATGGTGATGCGCATCTTCGACCCGGACAACGCCGTCAAGGACCTGGACGCGCTGGGCTTCGCGGTGCACGACGCCCAGCGCTGGGAGCAGCTCGTCAAGCGCCCGCACGGCATCATCCTGGTGACCGGGCCCACCGGCTCGGGCAAGACCACCACGCTGTACTCCACCTTGAAGCGAGTGGCGACCGAAGAGGTCAACGTGAGCACGGTGGAAGACCCCATCGAGATGATCGAGCCCAGCTTCAACCAGACGCAGGTGCAGCCGCAGCTCGACTTCAACTTCGCCGAAGGCCTGCGCGCCCTGATGCGCCAGGACCCGGACATCATCATGGTGGGCGAAATCCGCGACCTGGAGACCGCCGAGATGGCCATCCAGGCCGCCCTCACCGGGCATCTGGTGTTTTCTACGCTACACACCAACGACGCGCCCTCCGCCATCACCCGCCTGATGGAGCTGGGCGTGCCGGCCTACCTGCTCAACGCCACGCTGCTGGGCGTGCTGGCGCAGCGGCTGGTGCGCACGCTGTGCAAACAGTGCAAGCAGAAGGACGAGTCGGCGTCGCCCCAGGCGCTGGCGGACTTCATCAAGCCCTGGAAGATCAACGGCGGCTACCAGCCCTATCGGCCGGTGGGCTGCGTGGACTGCCGCATGAGCGGCTTCCGCGGGCGCATGGGGCTGTATGAGCTTCTGGCGGTGAGCGAGGCGCTGAAGGAGCGCATCACGCAATCCCCGTCCATCGAGGCGCTGCGCCGCCAGGCCGTGCAGGACGGCATGCGGCCCCTGCGCCTGGCGGGCGCCCTGCGCGTGGCCGAGGGTGTGACCACGCTCGAAGAAGTGATCGCCACCACGCCGCCGCTGGAGTAGGCCCGCCGAGGTTCGGCCGCGCCGCACCAAACGGGCGCAGACCTCTGCCGGCGCGTTTCGAAGCACCCGCGGCGGGGCCGCCGACGCACCGCCCTGGTGCCCTGGAACCCGCATGGATGCTCGCTTTGCGGGCACCACCCCCGGGGTATCCCTCTGTTAGTGGAATCCACATCGATCCCCTGGGGGTTGCGCGTCACAATCGCCCGTCGCGAATCCTCTCAGGAGACACTATTGTGAAAATCAAGAGTCAAAAAGACTTTTTTTCAGGCCTCATGTTCATGGGCGTGGGCCTGGCATTTGCCATCGGCGCAGGTAACTACAACATCGGTTCCGGCGCCCGCATGGGCCCCGGCTACTTCCCTCTGATCCTCGGCATCCTGCTCGCCATCCTCGGCGCTGCGGTGACGTTCTACGCCACGGTGGTGGAGAGCGGCAACGACGGCGACAAGATCGGCAAGTGGGCCTGGAAGCAGATCTTCTTCATCCTGGCATCCAACTTCGCCTTCGGCGTTCTGCTGGCAGGCCTGCCGAGCTTCGGCGTGCCGGCCATGGGCCTGATCGTCGCCATCTACGGCCTGGTGTTCATTGCGGCCCAGGCGGGTGAAAAGGTGAACTACAAGGAAACCTTCGTCCTGGCGACCATCCTGGCGGTGGGCAGCTACGTGGCTTTCGTGTGGGCGCTGAAGCTGCAGTTCCCGGTGTGGCCCAGTTTCATTTCGGGTTAAGCAGGAGCATCGACGACCATGGAATTGTTTGACAACCTGGCGACTGGCTTCGGCGTCGCCTTCACCTTCCAGAACCTGATTTACTGCCTGATCGGCTGTATCTTGGGTACGCTGATCGGCGTGCTGCCGGGCATCGGCCCCGTGGCCACCATCGCCATGCTGCTGCCTGCCACGTACGCGCTGCCCCCCGTGGCTGCGCTGATCATGCTGGCCGGTATCTATTACGGCGCGCAGTACGGCGGGTCGACCACCGCCATTCTGGTGAACCTACCGGGCGAGTCATCCTCAGTGGTGACCGTGATCGACGGCTACCAGATGGCGCGCAAGGGCCGGGCGGGCCCCGCGCTGGCGGCTGCCGGCATGGGCTCGTTCTTCGCCGGTTGCGTGGGCACGCTGATCCTGGCGGCCTTCGCTCCTCCGCTGACCGAGATCGCCTTCAAGTTCGGTCCTGCCGAATACTTCTCGCTGATGGTGCTGGGCCTGATCGGCGCCGTGGTGCTGGCTTCGGGCTCGCTGCTGAAGGCGGTTTCGATGATCGTGCTGGGCCTGCTGCTGGGCCTGGTCGGTACCGACGTGAACTCGGGCGTGGCCCGCTACAGCTTCGACATCCCTGAACTGACCGACGGCATCAACTTCGTCGTGATCGCCATGGGTGTGTTCGGCTACGGCGAAATCATCGCCAACCTGTCCAAGCCCGAAGAAGACCGTGAAGTCTTCACCGCCAAGGTGCAGGGCCTGTTCCCCACCAAGGAAGACTTCAAGCGCATGCTGCCTGCCGTGCTGCGTGGTACGGCCCTGGGCTGCTCCCTGGGTATCCTGCCTGGTGGTGGCGCGTTGCTGTCGGCTTTCGCCGCCTACACGATCGAGAAGAAGACCAAGCTGCATGCCGGCGAAGTCCCGTTCGGCAAGGGCAACATCCGCGGCGTGGCAGCTCCTGAAGCCGCCAACAACGCCGGTGCACAGACCTCCTTCATTCCGCTGCTGACGCTGGGCATTCCCCCCAACGCCGTGATGGCGCTGATGGTGGGCGCCATGACGATCCACAACATCCAGCCTGGTCCCCAGGTGATGACGAGCAACCCCGAGCTGTTCTGGGGCCTGATCGCCTCGATGTGGCTGGGCAACGCGATGCTGATCATCCTGAACCTGCCGCTGATCGGCATGTGGATCAAGCTGCTGACCGTGCCTTACCGCTGGCTGTTCCCCTCCATCGTGCTGTTCTGCGCGGTGGGCGTGTACGGCACCAACAACAACACGTTCGACGTGTGGATGGTGGGCATCTTCGGTTTCGTCGGCTACGTGTTCTACAAGCTGGGCACCGAACCCGCACCGCTGCTGCTGGGCTTCATCCTGGGCCCGATGATGGAAGAGAACCTGCGCCGTGCGCTGCTGCTGTCGCGCGGCGACTGGAGCGTCTTCGTCACGCGTCCGATCTCCGCCGGTCTGCTGGCCGCCGCCGTGCTGCTGCTGGTCATCGTGCTGCTGCCTGCCGTGAGCAAGAAGCGCGAAGAGGCCTTCGTCGAAGACTGACGCCCCCCGGCCCCGCAGAAGGGGCGGCCTGTGCCGCGCCTTCTGCCGTGACCCCGCCAACGGCACCTTCGGGTGCCGTTGGCTTTTGTGCGCCCGGCGGTCGCGCCGGTGCCCGGGCTGGGGCACAATGCGGCGCCCCTGCAGGGCATGGCTCTTGCAGGTTCGGGGCTGCCGCCCCTGTCCGAATTTGATCGCCCCTGCCTTCGCGCCCTTCCGCCCATGCCGCTCGCCCACCACCAGCATCCCCGCCAGCACGCCCTGCGGGCGCAACTGCACAACGAGATCCACGCCCGCCCGCCGGAAGCCATGGGCGCGCCGCTGGCGATCTCGCATGTGGTGATGCTGGCCGACGCGGACCAGCGCGAGGCGAGCCGCGCGCACCTGGCCCGGCTGCTGCGCGACCACCACCAGGCCCAGCCGGACGCACAGAGCACGCACCTGCGCGTGGACCTGGGCGCTTTCCGCATCCGTTGGGAACTGCACACCGAATTCGTCTCCTGGACGTTCATGGTGCCGCTGGCCGACGACGGCTGGAACGACAGGGTCCCCGCCGGCGCCATCGGCCAAGTGCCGCTGGACTGGCTGGCGGCCTTGCCCGGCGAATGCCTGAGCAGCCTGCACCTGTGGGTGCTGTCGGCCCAGGCCCCGGGTGCCGGCACGCTGGTGCGCCGCATGCTGCACGACGACACGCTGGTCGCCTCCACCGTGGCCGGCGGGCACGGCGAGGCGTACACCGACTTCGCCATCCATGCCGACGGCTTTTCGCGCATGCTGCTGCTGGCCGGCAGCATGACGCCGCGCCGCCTGGGCCGGCTGGTGCAGCGCCTGCTGGAGATCGAGACCTACCGCATGGCCGCGCTGCTGGGCCTGCCCGCCGCGCGCGAGGCGGGCGCCGCGCTGGCCTATGCCGAGCGCGAACTGGCGGCGCTGGCCGACGCCATCCGCACGGCCAACCGCGACGACGAGCCTGCGCTGCTGGACCGCCTGACGCGGCTGGCCGGCCAGGTCGAGGGGCAGTACGCCGCCACGCATTCGCGCTTTTCGGCCAGCAGTGCCTACTTCGAGCTGGTGGACCGGCGCATCCAGGACATCGGTGAATCGCGCCTGGCCGGTATGCAGACCATCGGCGAGTTCATGGACCGCCGGCTGACGCCGGCGCGCAGCACCTGCGAATGGGCGGCGCGGCGGCAGAACGCGCTGTCGCAGCGCGTCTCCCGCATCAGCAATCTGCTGCGCACGCGTGTGGAGATCGAGCAGCAGCAGAGCAGCCAGGCGCTGCTGTCCGGCATGAACCAGCGCCAGGACCTGCAGCTCAAGCTGCAGTCCACGGTGGAGGGCTTGTCGGTCGCCGCCATCACGTACTACATCGCCGGTCTGGTGAGCTACCTGGCCAAGGGGGCGCAGAAGCTGGGCTGGCCGCTGCAGCCGGAGACTACGGCCGCCATCGCCATTCCGGTCGTGGCGTTCAGCGTGTGGTGGTCGCTGCGGCGCATGCACCGGCGCATGTTCTCGGGACGGCACTGAAAAGGGGGGAACGAACCCACCATGCCTGCTCGTTGTGCCGAAGCACGCCCCGTCTGCGTTGCAGATGCTGGCTACAGCCGGGGCCGCGGCCGCGCTTTGCGCCTTGATGGGCCGCTTTTGTTTTTGGCAGCCTGCCGGGCCACGCCGGATTCATTCACGCCTGCTGACGGGCGGTGTACGGCCCTATGCGTGCCAGCCCGCGGCCATCGCGGGCGGCGGGGGCCGCCGCACTCAATGGCGACACACCGGCCGCGGCCTGCGTGCCACACTGGCAGGCCCCACACGTCCTGCCCACGAGGCGGGACCGGTTTTCTCAAGAATTGCAGTCAAAATTGCCTCCAGCCCCATCGCAGCAAGCGCAAGCAGCTAGCAAAAGAGTAGCAATCGGCCTGGCCCTGGCCTTCTTCGGCGCCATCGCCTTCAGCGGCAAGGCCATCATCGTCAAGCTGGCCTACCGTCACGGCGTGGATGCGGTCACGCTCATCATGTACCGCATGCTGTTCGCCCTGCCCATCTTCGCCGTCATGGCCTGGTGGGCCAGTCGCGGCAAGCCGCCGCTCACCCGCAAGGACTGGGTGGGCATCGCCTGGCTGGGGGTCACGGGCTACTACCTGGCGAGCTTCCTGGACTTCGCCGGCCTGGCCTACATCAGCGCCAGCCTGGAGCGGCTCATCCTGTACCTCAACCCCACGCTGGTGGTGCTGCTCGGCTGGGCGATGTACGGGCGCGGCATCCGCTGGGGCCAGATGGCCGGCATGGCGATCAGCTACTGCGGGGTGATCCTGGTCTTCGGCCAGGAGGTGCACCTGCAGGGCCCCCACGTGGCCTGGGGCGTGCTGCTGGTGTTCCTGTCGGCCGTGAGCTACGCCATCTATCTGGTCTACAGCGGCGAGATGGTGCAGCGGCTGGGTTCGCTGCGCCTGGTGGGGCTGGCCACGACCGTGGCGTGCGTGTGCTGCCTGGTGCAGTTCGTGGTGCTGCGCCCGATGAGCGCGGCCGTGGTCGCGCCCGAGGTGCTCTGGCTGTCGCTGCTCAACGCCACGCTGTGCACGGCGGTGCCGGTGCTGATGGTGATGATGGCCATCGAGCGCATCGGGCCCAGCATGGCCGCGCAGACGGGCATGGTCGGGCCGCTGTCGACCATCCTCATGGGCGTGTGGCTGCTGGACGAGCCCTTCACGCTGTGGGTGGCGGCGGGCACGGCGCTGGTGATCTTCGGCATCTTCGTCTTCACGCGCCTGGCACGGCGGCCCGCCTGACGCGCGGGGCAGACAAACGGAGATGCCATCCGGCCGAGTCCGGGGCACGGCAGCGGCCCGCTGTGTCAGCGCACTTCCACAGTACGGAAAATCCGGCCCGCGGCGGGCTGCCGTCCACTATGATCGTTTGAGCATTGTCAATTGCGGTCCGGTGCGGGCCGCCACCACGGAGACATCGATGGATTTGGGTATTGCCGGTAAATGGGCGCTGGTCTGCGGCGCCAGCAAGGGGCTGGGACTGGGCTGCGCCGAAGCGCTGGTGCGCGAGGGCGTCAACGTCGTCATCAACGCGCGCAACGCGGCGGCGCTGGAGCAAGCTGCTTCGCATTTGATAGCTGTATCCGCTGATGCAGACAGCGCTGCGGCCCGAAAAGGCTTGAAGCCTCAGGTGCTGACGGTGGCTGCCGACATCACCACCGAGGCCGGCCGCGCCGCTGCCTTCTCGGTCGCGGGCGGGCCGGGCAAGGATTTCGACATCGTGGTCACCAATGCCGGTGGCCCGCCGCCCGGCGACTTCCGTGACTGGGACCGCGACGCCTGGGTGAAGGCGCTGGACGCCAACATGCTGACCCCCATCGAACTCATCCGCGCCACGGTGGACGGCATGGCCGCCCGCGGCTTCGGGCGCATCGTCAACATCACCTCCAGCGCGGTGAAGGCGCCCATCAACATCCTGGGCCTGTCCAACGGCGCGCGCAGCGGCCTGACCGGATTCGTCGCCGGCGCGGCCCGCAGCGGCATCGCGTCCAAGGGCGTCACCGTCAACAACCTGCTGCCCGGCAAGTTCGACACCGACCGCCTGGCCAGCAACATCAAGACGAATGCCGACCAGTCGGGCAAGAGCATCGAAGAGGTGCGCCGCGCCCAGCAGGCCGCCATCCCGGCGGGCCGCTACGGCACGCCGCAGGAGTTCGGTGCGATCTGCGCCTTCCTGTGCAGCGTGCAGGCCGGCTACATGACGGGGCAGAACGTGCTGACGGACGGAGGGGCCTACCAGGGAACCTACTGATCCCCGGTGTCACGTTGGCTGCCGCTGGCCCTCCACGGCGCGGCCGATGTGGTGAAGAATGAGCGCGGCGGGCCGCCGGCCCGCGTCGAAGGGTTGTCTTTACATGCCGATGCAACCACACCTCTTCCTCGTCCTGCGCAGGCTGTGCGTGGGGGCAGCCCTGCTCGTCCTGTCGGCCGGCATGGGGCCCGCGGCGGCGCAGACCGCGCCCACCGCCTCGCAGGCCATGCCAGCACGGCCGTCGGCCTCCCGTGCGGCCCCGGGGCCTGCGGCGGCCAGCCCCGCGCCCGTCCGGCTGCGGGTGGTCGGAGGGTTGGCGGCGATCACGCAATACACCCAGCTGGAGGGCCCCTTCTGGTCGCGCGACCTGGCCCAGTTGAGCGGCGGGCGCTACAGCGCCGACGTCGTACCGTTCGACCGGGCCGGCGTGCCCGGCATGGAGATGCTGCGCCTGCTGCAGCTGGGCGTCGTGCCGCTGGGCACCACGCTGATGAGTTCCCTGTCGGCCCAGTACCCGCAGTACACGGCCGCCGACCTGCCGGGTCTGAACCCCTCCATCGCCGCGCTGCGCGCCACGGTCGCCGCCACGCGGCCCTACCTGGAGAAGGTGCTGCGGGAAGAACACGACGTCGAGCTGCTGGCCATCTATACCTACCCCGCGCAGGTGCTGTTCTGCAAGCGCGCCATGGCGCAGCTGTCCGATCTGGCAGGCCGCCGCATCCGCGTGTCGTCGGCCGCCCAGGCGGACTTCATCGCCGCAGTGGGCGGGGTGCCCGTGCTGACCTCGTTCGCGCAGATGCGCAGCAGCCTGGAGTCGGGAGAGACCGAATGCGTCGTGACCGGGGCCATGTCCGGCAACACGCTGGGCTTGCACACCGTGACGACGCACCTTTATCCCATGCCGCTGACCTGGGGCCTCGCGCTGTTCGGCGCCAACCGGGCGGCCTGGAACGCCATGCCGCCCGATCTGCGCCGCCTGCTGCGGGCCGAGCTGCCCAAGCTGGAGGCCGCCATCTGGGCCAGCGCCGAGCAGGAGACCGCCGAAGGCATTGCCTGCAATACCGGCACCTCGGCCTGCGCCCAGGGCAGCCGCGGCAGCATGGTGCTGGTGCCCGTCTCGGCGGCGGACGACCGGCGCCGCCAGGCGCTGCTGCGCACGGCGGTGCTGCCGCGCTGGATGCGCCGCTGCACGGTCCGCTGCGCGGACGTCTGGGCCGCCACCATCGGCCCCGTACAGGGCATTGAAGCCCCGCGGCAGCCATGAACCACTACCGGCCACTGCGGACCCGCCTGACTGTCTTGGGACTGGTGGGCCTGATGCTGGCCGCGCTGGTCACTGCGGCCGCGCTGCTGGTCTGGAGTTCCCGGCAAACCTCGCTCAACGACAGCGAGGCGCAGGTGGTGCGGTTCGCTGCGGGGGCCGAAGCCTCCATCAACCGGGCGCTGCTGTCGTTCGATGTGCTGCTGGCCAGCACCGAGGAACTGCTCGACCTGGCCGCCGTGTCGCGCGCGCAGTTCAATCCCCAGGGCGCGGGCCAGCTGCTGCGCGGCGCGGCGCGCCAGAACCTGATGGTGCGCTACGTGGTGCTGGTGGCGGAGGGACGCGAGGTGGTGGCCTCCTCCGACCAGGCGGGCCTGCGCGTGGCCGACGAGCTGCCGCCGGGCTTCTTCGAGGAGAGCCTGCGGCAATCGACGCCCAGCCTGCTGCTCAGCACGCCGGTGATCAGCAGCGTCAGCTCCGAGCGCGTGCTCTTCATGGCACGGCAGGTGCGCATGGCCGATGGCGAGCGCCTGCTGGCCATCGCCCAGGTGCCTTCCAGCATGCTGGTGTCGGTGCTGATGCAGGGCGTGGACATTCCCGGCCTGGAGGTCACCCTGGAGCGCAGCGATGGCGAGATGCTGATCGGCGCCTGGGGCCGTGGCGAGGTGCGGCGCGACCCGTCCGTCGGGCCGCTCACGGACCAGCCCGAGCAGCGCAGCCTCTGGGGCCTGCAGGCACGCATCAGCGGCGTGCCTGCGCTGGTGGTGGCCCGCCCCATCCTCTACCAGCATCTGTGGGTGTCGGCGAGCCTGCCGCAGGAGGCGGCCCTGGCGTCCTGGCGCAGCGAGCGCAACGCCATCATCTTCGTGGCGGTGCTCTTCGGCGTGATCCTGCTGGTGGCGGGCGGCCTGGCGCTGACCTATGTGGAGCGCATGCACCGCGCACGCCTGGCCATCGCCGAGTCCAAATCCACGCTGGAGCAGGCGCTGGGCTCCATGGTCAGCGGCTTCATGCTGCTCGACGCCGAAAACCGCGTGCTGCAGTGGAACCGCCGGTTCGAGGAAATCTTCCCCTGGCTTAAGGAGGTGGTGGCCGTCGGCGTGCCGTTCCGGTCCCTGCTGGAGGCGTCGGTGCGCCATCACCTGCCCGGCGCGCCGGCCGCGCAGCAGGCCGAGTGGGTGGAGCAGCGCATGCTGCAGCAGAGCCTGCCGCGCGGCACGCACGAGCAGCTGCAGCCCAACGGCCGCTTCGTGCAGATCACCGAGCGCGCCACGCCCCAGGGCGGCGTGATGATCTCCTACCACGACGTGACCGACATGCGCCGCGCGGCGGCGGAGATCGAGAACCTGGCCTTCTACGATCCGCTGACCGGCCTGCCCAACCGCCGCCTGCTGCTGGACCGGCTGCACCAGGCCGAGGTGGCCGCCGCGCGCTCGGGGGAGCTGGGGGCGCTGCTGTTCCTGGACCTGGACCATTTCAAGACCCTCAACGACACGCTGGGCCACGAGGTGGGCGACCAGCTGCTGCAGCAGGTCGCGCGTCGCCTGGGGGCCTGCGT from Paracidovorax wautersii includes:
- a CDS encoding DUF3422 domain-containing protein, with the translated sequence MPLAHHQHPRQHALRAQLHNEIHARPPEAMGAPLAISHVVMLADADQREASRAHLARLLRDHHQAQPDAQSTHLRVDLGAFRIRWELHTEFVSWTFMVPLADDGWNDRVPAGAIGQVPLDWLAALPGECLSSLHLWVLSAQAPGAGTLVRRMLHDDTLVASTVAGGHGEAYTDFAIHADGFSRMLLLAGSMTPRRLGRLVQRLLEIETYRMAALLGLPAAREAGAALAYAERELAALADAIRTANRDDEPALLDRLTRLAGQVEGQYAATHSRFSASSAYFELVDRRIQDIGESRLAGMQTIGEFMDRRLTPARSTCEWAARRQNALSQRVSRISNLLRTRVEIEQQQSSQALLSGMNQRQDLQLKLQSTVEGLSVAAITYYIAGLVSYLAKGAQKLGWPLQPETTAAIAIPVVAFSVWWSLRRMHRRMFSGRH
- a CDS encoding TRAP transporter substrate-binding protein — encoded protein: MPARPSASRAAPGPAAASPAPVRLRVVGGLAAITQYTQLEGPFWSRDLAQLSGGRYSADVVPFDRAGVPGMEMLRLLQLGVVPLGTTLMSSLSAQYPQYTAADLPGLNPSIAALRATVAATRPYLEKVLREEHDVELLAIYTYPAQVLFCKRAMAQLSDLAGRRIRVSSAAQADFIAAVGGVPVLTSFAQMRSSLESGETECVVTGAMSGNTLGLHTVTTHLYPMPLTWGLALFGANRAAWNAMPPDLRRLLRAELPKLEAAIWASAEQETAEGIACNTGTSACAQGSRGSMVLVPVSAADDRRRQALLRTAVLPRWMRRCTVRCADVWAATIGPVQGIEAPRQP
- a CDS encoding spermidine synthase, translating into MTTTTRKKKTLAELPEVSVSDDGEVRHLHLGTPWIQGSMRVDQPFDIELEYVQRMMAWLLFVEPASVGKRHAMQLGLGAGAITKFCHKKLRMCCTAIELNPQVLAVCRAWFKLPPDGPKLRVVLADAAAEIRKPEWQGTVDALAVDLYDHEAAAPVLDSAEFYADCRALLTEDGAMTVNLFGRASSYERSLGKMAEAFGSDALWAFKPTREGNTVVLAQRTPTAPKRAELLARAEAVQARWDLPASKWPRVFKPIG
- a CDS encoding DNA-deoxyinosine glycosylase; the protein is MPAMPAAAPPSLASASASQALVGLPPVVSAQTVVLVLGSFPSAASLRAGQYYGHAQNQFWRILQSLWPSHPLPDRADYAGRCAWLLDRGLGLWDVYAACEREGSLDAAIRKAQVNDFRGLRAQLPRLAAIAHNGGESFRHAPAVRASLGLDSSADGAIASLRLPSTSPAHAAWSFEKKRNAWADALAPFGLV
- a CDS encoding tripartite tricarboxylate transporter TctB family protein, whose amino-acid sequence is MKIKSQKDFFSGLMFMGVGLAFAIGAGNYNIGSGARMGPGYFPLILGILLAILGAAVTFYATVVESGNDGDKIGKWAWKQIFFILASNFAFGVLLAGLPSFGVPAMGLIVAIYGLVFIAAQAGEKVNYKETFVLATILAVGSYVAFVWALKLQFPVWPSFISG
- a CDS encoding SDR family oxidoreductase, which encodes MDLGIAGKWALVCGASKGLGLGCAEALVREGVNVVINARNAAALEQAASHLIAVSADADSAAARKGLKPQVLTVAADITTEAGRAAAFSVAGGPGKDFDIVVTNAGGPPPGDFRDWDRDAWVKALDANMLTPIELIRATVDGMAARGFGRIVNITSSAVKAPINILGLSNGARSGLTGFVAGAARSGIASKGVTVNNLLPGKFDTDRLASNIKTNADQSGKSIEEVRRAQQAAIPAGRYGTPQEFGAICAFLCSVQAGYMTGQNVLTDGGAYQGTY
- a CDS encoding DMT family transporter, which encodes MPPAPSQQAQAASKRVAIGLALAFFGAIAFSGKAIIVKLAYRHGVDAVTLIMYRMLFALPIFAVMAWWASRGKPPLTRKDWVGIAWLGVTGYYLASFLDFAGLAYISASLERLILYLNPTLVVLLGWAMYGRGIRWGQMAGMAISYCGVILVFGQEVHLQGPHVAWGVLLVFLSAVSYAIYLVYSGEMVQRLGSLRLVGLATTVACVCCLVQFVVLRPMSAAVVAPEVLWLSLLNATLCTAVPVLMVMMAIERIGPSMAAQTGMVGPLSTILMGVWLLDEPFTLWVAAGTALVIFGIFVFTRLARRPA
- a CDS encoding tripartite tricarboxylate transporter permease, whose amino-acid sequence is MELFDNLATGFGVAFTFQNLIYCLIGCILGTLIGVLPGIGPVATIAMLLPATYALPPVAALIMLAGIYYGAQYGGSTTAILVNLPGESSSVVTVIDGYQMARKGRAGPALAAAGMGSFFAGCVGTLILAAFAPPLTEIAFKFGPAEYFSLMVLGLIGAVVLASGSLLKAVSMIVLGLLLGLVGTDVNSGVARYSFDIPELTDGINFVVIAMGVFGYGEIIANLSKPEEDREVFTAKVQGLFPTKEDFKRMLPAVLRGTALGCSLGILPGGGALLSAFAAYTIEKKTKLHAGEVPFGKGNIRGVAAPEAANNAGAQTSFIPLLTLGIPPNAVMALMVGAMTIHNIQPGPQVMTSNPELFWGLIASMWLGNAMLIILNLPLIGMWIKLLTVPYRWLFPSIVLFCAVGVYGTNNNTFDVWMVGIFGFVGYVFYKLGTEPAPLLLGFILGPMMEENLRRALLLSRGDWSVFVTRPISAGLLAAAVLLLVIVLLPAVSKKREEAFVED